One segment of Babesia bigemina genome assembly Bbig001, chromosome : II DNA contains the following:
- a CDS encoding ribosomal RNA large subunit methyltransferase J domain containing protein, putative, protein MATAATEKTPALHNEKRFVFQGSLNRLLADAKRVPPSATPCQKCVQRKRVCICETVTSAVGRAPAYEIAELAETRTMLSELRDSLNGVDIEKWSVHTRLLDQTSLVAKQVSEITTVVNGRREPGVELVTNAWLKLYDILQTYKVLDAVKPDLDTEGGVVRSFHISECPGGFIAALNHAIKQRNSLAELAWQAISLNPYHEGNSHGKCLAEDILFRETARNWLNGADDSGNVTRTLNIEYIWDRISRPSRFNKGRSPVLVDIVTADGSFDCQADPNNQEALTAPLKLAEVVCALGLMRVGAIFVLKMFTLFEESSLSIMALLNMCFKTVEVYKPHMSKANSSEVYVVCMHFNGITSVLLCALCKIVSEYAANHHRRAILPREWVPSSFRTEFVECATMFAQLQCRSLRSAMAQFLQVTDENAFYKRKREFARLFISQFKISAIPSDCRLVKYISFSENTITGKDTSSLLHVPKRILPDLDTRRNYVKCYKDLQARRVELHRQYAQKEDPSHFITLGEEATSAEFGRDIADALRFANEFKPPYPQLNDGTLMLDLDERLLSELRADMLNQRYLKDSWFVAAPLQAHEVRMSHFVCNDLLYDVSRMRTLCGARAPIVTAMDALCVDGAVGEALSDINMLPNGGMVDLAVISQCFLDINRYKAYLEITCNAGQQFPAVSLLKRHGIPGSIIYGFKANGDASSHIQFDSSYELQVIVESFLGEGTVNQCIDFKYDECLTRGEGHRCLTAQLQESPIRNSCDFVFCDTTNSSVHHREVCMDEFKSKPVIVAQLVQALYCLSPDGDLVVSVRTIITRFSVCLVTVLRTVFDEVHLYRPDSVAPWTQRCYIICKRYNDREKNHCRYYLQCLWDAICLHKKAGKEVVQTLRPHHFTYFARKLWEFNTRLFLSELDDIAAHSKGESLKADRKNVAVQLLQNLGVVDILYPPRLLQAQGPCRLPLFQNVSVVNIQLVSTNYIG, encoded by the coding sequence ATGGCAACCGCGGCGACTGAGAAGACGCCGGCGCTGCACAATGAAAAGCGCTTCGTTTTCCAAGGCAGCCTAAACCGCCTGCTAGCCGACGCCAAACGCGTTCCTCCCAGCGCAACCCCCTGTCAGAAATGCGTGCAGAGAAAGCGTGTCTGTATATGTGAGACGGTGACTTCGGCTGTCGGACGTGCGCCGGCGTACGAAATAGCTGAGTTGGCGGAAACTCGGACTATGCTCTCGGAACTCCGCGACTCACTCAATGGCGTCGACATTGAAAAGTGGTCCGTGCACACGCGGCTGCTCGATCAGACGTCACTGGTTGCCAAGCAGGTTTCGGAGATCACGACTGTGGTGAATGGACGCCGCGAGCCTGGTGTAGAGCTCGTTACGAATGCGTGGCTGAAGCTATATGATATCCTCCAAACCTACAAGGTGTTGGATGCCGTAAAACCCGATCTTGACACGGAAGGCGGTGTCGTACGGTCGTTTCACATCTCCGAGTGCCCGGGTGGGTTCATCGCAGCGCTGAACCATGCGATTAAGCAGCGCAACAGCCTGGCCGAACTGGCGTGGCAGGCAATTTCGCTGAATCCGTACCATGAGGGAAACAGCCACGGCAAATGCCTCGCGGAAGACATTCTATTCCGCGAAACTGCTCGCAATTGGCTCAACGGCGCAGATGACTCCGGGAACGTTACCCGAACACTGAACATCGAATACATCTGGGACCGTATAAGCCGACCCAGCAGATTCAACAAGGGTCGCAGTCCCGTGTTAGTAGACATAGTGACGGCTGATGGGTCATTTGACTGCCAGGCCGATCCTAACAACCAGGAGGCGCTCACAGCTCCGCTGAAGCTCGCAGAGGTAGTCTGTGCGTTAGGTTTGATGCGCGTGGGCGCAATATTTGTGCTGAAGATGTTTACCCTTTTCGAAGAAAGCTCTCTCTCTATTATGGCGCTACTGAACATGTGTTTCAAAACCGTGGAAGTGTATAAACCACACATGTCAAAAGCAAACAGCTCCGAGGTGTACGTGGTATGTATGCACTTCAACGGAATCACTTCAGTGCTGCTGTGCGCCCTCTGCAAAATCGTCAGCGAATATGCGGCCAATCATCACCGGCGTGCAATATTGCCGCGAGAATGGGTACCAAGCTCTTTCCGAACTGAGTTCGTAGAATGCGCCACCATGTTCGCGCAATTGCAATGCCGCAGCCTGCGAAGCGCAATGGCCCAATTCCTCCAGGTAACGGATGAAAATGCATTTTACAAGCGAAAGCGCGAGTTTGCGCGGCTTTTTATCTCACAGTTCAAGATATCGGCTATACCTTCCGACTGCCGTCTCGTAAAGTACATTTCCTTTAGTGAAAATACCATCACTGGCAAAGACACCAGTTCCCTCCTGCATGTGCCGAAGCGTATTCTACCTGACCTTGACACCAGGCGAAATTACGTCAAGTGCTACAAAGATCTCCAAGCGCGTCGTGTGGAACTGCACCGACAGTACGCGCAGAAGGAAGACCCATCGCATTTCATAACTCTTGGCGAAGAAGCGACGTCTGCGGAATTCGGGCGCGATATCGCTGACGCATTGCGGTTTGCCAACGAATTTAAGCCACCATATCCACAGCTCAATGACGGCACGCTTATGCTAGACCTGGACGAGCGTCTGCTCTCCGAGCTTAGAGCGGACATGCTTAACCAGCGCTACTTGAAGGATTCGTGGTTTGTCGCGGCCCCACTTCAGGCACACGAGGTACGTATGAGCCATTTTGTGTGCAACGATCTGCTATACGACGTTTCGCGAATGCGTACACTGTGTGGAGCTCGCGCACCCATAGTGACTGCGATGGATGCCCTATGTGTAGATGGAGCCGTCGGTGAGGCGTTGTCAGACATCAACATGCTCCCAAACGGCGGTATGGTCGACCTCGCGGTGATATCGCAGTGCTTCCTTGACATCAACCGCTACAAGGCTTACCTGGAAATAACATGCAATGCGGGTCAGCAATTCCCAGCTGTGTCACTTCTGAAACGTCACGGTATACCCGGGTCTATTATATACGGTTTCAAGGCGAATGGAGATGCATCGTCACACATACAATTCGATTCCTCTTACGAGCTGCAAGTTATTGTCGAATCGTTCCTCGGTGAGGGTACTGTTAACCAGTGCATTGACTTCAAATACGATGAATGTTTGACACGTGGTGAAGGTCACCGGTGTCTCACTGCGCAACTACAAGAATCGCCCATTCGTAACTCGTGCGATTTTGTATTCTGCGACACCACGAATTCATCAGTGCATCATCGGGAAGTATGCATGGACGAGTTCAAATCCAAGCCTGTGATTGTCGCACAACTTGTGCAGGCACTTTATTGCCTATCACCAGATGGCGATCTTGTGGTGTCGGTGCGAACCATTATTACTAGATTCAGTGTTTGTCTAGTCACGGTGCTTCGTACCGTGTTCGACGAGGTTCACCTGTACCGCCCGGATTCAGTAGCGCCGTGGACACAGCGCTGCTACATTATCTGCAAAAGATACAACGATCGCGAAAAGAATCACTGCCGTTATTATTTGCAGTGTCTCTGGGATGCTATTTGTCTGCACAAGAAGGCAGGAAAAGAGGTGGTGCAGACACTCCGACCTCATCATTTCACCTATTTTGCACGCAAACTCTGGGAGTTTAACACGCGACTCTTCTTATCCGAACTTGATGACATTGCGGCTCACTCTAAAGGGGAATCTCTAAAAGCGGACCGCAAAAACGTTGCCGTGCAGTTACTGCAAAATCTTGGGGTCGTGGATATACTTTACCCTCCCAGGTTACTTCAGGCCCAAGGCCCATGTCGTTTGCCATTGTTCCAAAACGTAAGTGTAGTAAACATCCAATTGGTTTCAACTAACTATATAGGCTGA